A single window of Thermocrinis jamiesonii DNA harbors:
- a CDS encoding acyl-CoA dehydratase activase-related protein, with the protein MSFLTFPKLLKRKPSSQEESKKSIKVGIPKFLNIWGTAPFWVGFFESLGLRVVFSSDTSEEQYRTYGKGRITMDSCFPVKALAGHIGELLQKDINILFVPMIYSLPSFLKGHVLDTLCCTRVMMAPENIKAGFLKERDEFKERGIKYVSPFVPFAEPELLPKYLYEALKDAVDGLTYNQVVQAVKEGFEALEEFERSMRSKSLEIMRWCVANNRPALLVLARPYHMDPGIGHEIDAEFQLYGYPILWYNYLPIDDWLLDWLGISLDISDVWTSSYSSNTNEIIWGAKFASKFPWITGVIRLSSYECGMDQPTFTPVQKIVESSGTLFFKFGELDETKPAGSVKIRVETIVYYLEKYSQEIIKKKLSRLGDIPKKLLEPVSQSA; encoded by the coding sequence ATGAGTTTCCTAACCTTTCCCAAATTGCTAAAAAGGAAGCCTTCAAGCCAAGAAGAAAGCAAAAAATCCATTAAGGTAGGAATACCAAAGTTTTTAAACATTTGGGGAACTGCTCCATTTTGGGTAGGATTCTTTGAAAGCTTGGGACTAAGGGTAGTCTTTAGCTCAGATACTTCAGAAGAACAGTACAGAACTTACGGAAAGGGAAGGATAACTATGGATAGCTGTTTTCCTGTGAAGGCTTTAGCGGGTCATATAGGAGAACTGCTTCAAAAAGATATAAACATCCTTTTTGTGCCTATGATCTATTCCCTTCCTTCCTTTTTAAAAGGTCATGTGTTGGACACTCTGTGTTGCACAAGGGTGATGATGGCTCCAGAAAACATAAAGGCAGGTTTTCTAAAGGAAAGGGACGAGTTTAAGGAAAGGGGTATAAAGTATGTTTCTCCCTTTGTGCCTTTTGCAGAACCTGAGCTTTTACCAAAGTATCTTTACGAAGCCCTAAAAGATGCGGTGGATGGTCTAACTTACAATCAGGTTGTTCAGGCGGTAAAAGAAGGTTTTGAAGCCCTTGAGGAGTTTGAAAGGTCTATGAGATCTAAGTCCCTTGAGATAATGAGGTGGTGTGTAGCAAACAACAGACCAGCCCTTTTGGTTCTTGCAAGGCCCTATCACATGGACCCAGGTATAGGACACGAAATAGATGCTGAGTTTCAACTTTATGGTTATCCCATCCTTTGGTATAACTACCTTCCAATAGATGATTGGCTTTTGGACTGGCTTGGCATATCTTTGGACATATCGGACGTATGGACCTCCTCTTACAGCTCAAACACCAACGAGATAATCTGGGGTGCAAAGTTTGCAAGTAAATTCCCTTGGATAACAGGAGTTATAAGACTTTCCTCTTACGAGTGTGGTATGGACCAGCCAACCTTTACTCCAGTGCAGAAGATCGTAGAATCTTCGGGCACTCTGTTTTTCAAATTTGGAGAGCTTGACGAGACCAAACCTGCGGGCAGTGTAAAAATAAGGGTGGAGACCATAGTGTATTATTTGGAAAAATACTCCCAAGAAATAATCAAGAAAAAACTCAGCAGGCTTGGTGATATTCCTAAGAAACTCTTAGAACCAGTTTCCCAAAGTGCATAG
- a CDS encoding zinc-binding dehydrogenase, translating to MRAVILENFGDEKNLRFVEDFPKPSIEEDEVLVRVKAVALNHLDIWVRMGALAVKPELPHVLGSDVSGVVEKVGSLVKNVKVGEEVIIAPGLSCGVCYECQSGRDNLCKDYDILGLKSKGGYAEFVKVPARNVIPKPKNLSFEEACSYPLTFLTVWNALVRKAKIKPYSRVLIWAGSSGVGVAGIQIAKLFGAFVIATAGNEEKARKCLELGADVVIDHYKEDVVKKVRQLFKEGVDVVMDHVGEKTFWKSVECLKKGGKLVFFGTTTGSNAQIDIRYLFVREIELLGTYMGPRADLFKITTLFERGLLKPVVDRVFELHQAQEAHRYLENSMHFGKLVLRVS from the coding sequence ATGCGAGCAGTAATTTTGGAAAACTTTGGGGATGAGAAAAACCTAAGATTTGTTGAGGACTTTCCTAAGCCAAGTATAGAAGAAGATGAAGTCCTTGTTAGAGTAAAGGCGGTTGCCCTTAATCACTTGGACATTTGGGTTAGGATGGGGGCTTTGGCGGTCAAGCCTGAGCTTCCCCACGTTCTTGGGTCTGACGTTAGCGGTGTGGTAGAAAAGGTAGGCAGTCTGGTTAAAAATGTAAAGGTTGGAGAGGAAGTTATCATCGCTCCTGGCCTTTCCTGCGGAGTTTGTTATGAGTGCCAGTCTGGAAGGGACAACCTTTGCAAGGATTATGACATACTTGGGCTTAAAAGCAAGGGAGGATATGCGGAGTTTGTAAAAGTTCCCGCAAGGAACGTAATACCTAAGCCAAAAAATCTTAGCTTTGAAGAAGCATGCAGTTATCCTCTTACCTTTCTTACGGTGTGGAATGCTTTGGTGAGAAAGGCAAAGATTAAACCCTACAGCAGAGTTCTCATATGGGCTGGGTCTTCCGGTGTGGGTGTAGCAGGCATACAGATAGCAAAGCTCTTTGGTGCCTTTGTTATAGCTACCGCAGGCAATGAAGAAAAGGCAAGAAAATGCTTAGAACTTGGGGCAGATGTGGTAATAGATCACTACAAAGAAGATGTGGTTAAAAAGGTAAGGCAGCTATTTAAGGAAGGGGTAGATGTGGTGATGGATCATGTGGGGGAGAAAACCTTTTGGAAGAGCGTGGAGTGTTTGAAAAAAGGTGGAAAGCTTGTATTCTTTGGCACCACAACAGGCTCAAACGCACAGATAGACATAAGGTATCTGTTTGTTAGAGAGATTGAACTTTTGGGCACCTACATGGGACCAAGGGCAGACCTTTTCAAGATCACTACCCTCTTTGAGAGGGGGCTTTTAAAGCCCGTGGTGGACAGAGTCTTTGAGCTGCACCAAGCCCAAGAAGCTCACAGATACTTGGAAAACTCTATGCACTTTGGGAAACTGGTTCTAAGAGTTTCTTAG
- a CDS encoding site-specific DNA-methyltransferase gives MTAIATLRTGRYFVGYEIVPEYVQLAYLRIEKSLNKNKNRMESKVYYTFIDT, from the coding sequence ATGACTGCCATAGCCACACTAAGGACTGGAAGGTATTTCGTTGGCTATGAGATTGTTCCAGAGTATGTCCAGTTGGCTTACCTTCGCATAGAAAAAAGCTTGAATAAAAATAAAAACAGAATGGAGAGTAAAGTGTATTATACTTTTATAGATACATAA
- a CDS encoding RNA ligase, with product MKHQINPETIREALKRNKVKSENYKGLEYLRFTDDFKDIPRGTAIFKTTVVWGYPHIGRIFQLSTGIREQFSQAFYVEEKVDGYNTRIFLYEDQILALSRGGYVCPFTTERVLDFINPKFFEDNPDLILCAEVAGPENPYVDEHPPYITEDIKIFVFDIMRKNSREFLPYSEKERLIEKYGLPSVERFGLFTPDDVEDIKKLLKRLNDEGREGVVFKENSEKNKRVKYVTLYSSLKDIEIASVNLLGLPSDYFTNRLLRLALFMEEEGIGADQELFLNVGKAFLEGLLKAIELSKKERKVYRTFRCRFKTKENALLFLESIKHASSQIQVIERSLKKEGNFWVLEFDRVYLNMTGLLGHLLAGGSIFD from the coding sequence ATGAAACACCAGATAAACCCAGAAACGATTAGGGAAGCGCTGAAGAGGAACAAAGTAAAAAGCGAAAACTACAAAGGGCTAGAATATTTAAGGTTCACAGATGATTTTAAGGACATACCCAGAGGCACAGCTATATTTAAAACCACCGTGGTTTGGGGATATCCACATATAGGTAGAATATTCCAACTTTCCACGGGAATTAGAGAACAGTTTAGCCAAGCTTTTTACGTTGAAGAAAAGGTAGATGGATACAACACGAGGATATTCCTGTATGAGGACCAAATTTTAGCCCTCAGCAGAGGAGGGTATGTATGTCCATTTACGACAGAAAGGGTTTTGGATTTTATAAACCCGAAATTTTTTGAAGACAACCCAGACCTTATACTGTGTGCAGAAGTCGCCGGTCCAGAAAACCCCTATGTGGATGAACATCCTCCGTATATTACAGAAGACATAAAAATTTTCGTGTTTGACATCATGAGAAAAAACTCTCGGGAATTTCTTCCTTACTCGGAAAAAGAAAGACTCATAGAGAAATATGGGTTACCTTCCGTAGAGAGGTTCGGATTATTTACACCGGATGATGTGGAAGATATTAAAAAACTGCTGAAACGTTTAAATGATGAGGGAAGGGAAGGTGTGGTTTTTAAGGAAAATTCAGAAAAGAATAAAAGAGTAAAATACGTAACTTTATATTCAAGTCTTAAGGATATAGAAATAGCCTCTGTTAATCTCCTTGGGTTGCCATCCGATTATTTTACCAACAGACTGCTCAGGTTGGCTTTATTTATGGAAGAGGAAGGCATCGGTGCAGACCAAGAACTATTTCTGAATGTAGGCAAAGCATTCCTAGAAGGTCTTTTAAAAGCTATCGAGTTGTCAAAGAAGGAAAGGAAGGTTTATAGAACCTTCAGGTGTAGGTTCAAGACAAAGGAAAACGCCCTTCTGTTTTTGGAAAGCATAAAACACGCCTCTTCCCAAATACAGGTTATTGAAAGAAGTCTAAAAAAGGAAGGAAACTTTTGGGTCTTGGAGTTTGATAGGGTTTACCTGAATATGACAGGACTTCTTGGTCATCTGCTGGCAGGTGGCTCTATTTTTGATTGA
- the ybeY gene encoding rRNA maturation RNase YbeY — translation MKRNRVLVKRKVKGLKARYLSNLAHKILDALGLEGVELSILITSDEEIRELNRIYRNKDKATDVLSFPMGEEVGGWKLLGDVVISVDTARAQAKELGTSLEEEVKRLLIHGIVHLLGYDHELSKEEEKRFRDMEDYIQSKIEPPASR, via the coding sequence ATGAAAAGAAACAGAGTGCTGGTAAAGAGAAAGGTAAAAGGTCTAAAAGCCAGGTATCTCAGTAATTTAGCTCACAAAATATTGGATGCCTTAGGTTTAGAAGGAGTTGAGTTAAGTATATTAATAACTTCAGACGAGGAGATAAGAGAGTTAAACAGGATATACAGAAACAAAGATAAGGCTACGGATGTTCTGTCCTTCCCGATGGGAGAAGAGGTGGGTGGATGGAAGCTTTTGGGAGATGTGGTAATATCCGTTGATACTGCAAGGGCTCAAGCCAAAGAGCTGGGCACAAGCCTTGAGGAAGAAGTAAAAAGACTTTTAATACACGGTATAGTTCATCTGCTTGGATATGACCATGAGCTGAGTAAGGAAGAGGAAAAGAGATTTAGAGATATGGAAGATTACATTCAATCAAAAATAGAGCCACCTGCCAGCAGATGA
- a CDS encoding PhoH family protein: MEKVEEIIDLGSFDERFYAIVGRGDENLKLFSQLFGVKVLARGTEILIRGEEQKVRNMSNFIREMMREFAKGPLSSAEVRDRAKAFVKGVSEITMPDSEEVILITHKRKAIVPKTENQKKYVKAIKENDVVFGIGPAGTGKTYLAMAMALAHLKEKKVSKIILTRPAVEAGEKLGYLPGTIAEKVDPYLRPLYDALYDMVDYDKAAYMLERNIIEIAPLAFMRGRTLNDAFIILDEAQNSTREQMKMFLTRIGFGSKVVITGDITQIDLPRKEESGLVEAIHVLANVEGISFVKFGQEDVVRHPVVARIIRAYEDYEKKQSAGKEKGKRSKSQVSQ; this comes from the coding sequence ATGGAGAAGGTAGAGGAGATAATAGACTTAGGAAGTTTTGACGAAAGGTTTTACGCTATAGTAGGAAGGGGGGATGAGAATCTAAAGCTTTTTTCCCAACTCTTTGGAGTTAAAGTCTTAGCTAGAGGGACAGAGATTTTGATAAGGGGAGAGGAGCAAAAGGTTAGGAACATGAGTAATTTCATAAGAGAGATGATGAGGGAATTTGCTAAAGGACCACTCAGCAGTGCGGAGGTGAGGGATAGAGCAAAGGCTTTCGTAAAAGGTGTTTCGGAAATTACAATGCCAGACTCGGAAGAGGTCATACTAATTACCCACAAAAGAAAGGCTATAGTTCCAAAGACAGAAAACCAAAAGAAGTATGTTAAAGCCATTAAGGAGAATGATGTTGTTTTTGGAATAGGTCCCGCAGGCACAGGAAAGACATATTTGGCAATGGCGATGGCACTGGCCCATCTAAAGGAGAAGAAAGTAAGCAAGATAATACTAACGAGACCTGCGGTAGAGGCAGGAGAAAAGTTAGGTTATCTTCCTGGCACCATAGCGGAAAAGGTAGACCCTTACTTAAGGCCTCTGTACGATGCACTCTACGATATGGTGGATTACGACAAAGCGGCATATATGCTTGAGAGGAATATAATAGAAATAGCTCCTTTGGCTTTTATGAGAGGAAGAACCTTAAACGATGCCTTTATAATCTTGGACGAGGCGCAGAACTCCACAAGGGAACAGATGAAGATGTTTTTAACCCGAATTGGCTTTGGTTCAAAGGTTGTGATTACTGGAGACATAACTCAAATAGACCTGCCAAGAAAGGAAGAATCTGGGTTAGTTGAGGCTATTCATGTGCTTGCCAACGTTGAAGGGATTAGTTTTGTAAAGTTTGGTCAGGAGGATGTGGTAAGGCATCCAGTAGTTGCAAGGATTATAAGGGCTTACGAAGATTATGAAAAGAAACAGAGTGCTGGTAAAGAGAAAGGTAAAAGGTCTAAAAGCCAGGTATCTCAGTAA
- a CDS encoding aspartate carbamoyltransferase catalytic subunit — protein MQTKHLITVKDLSVEEIKYLQSLFKDFKEGKKARLDGRAILLFLESSTRTRLSFEIALRDLGMEPYYIGKGESSIEKGETFKDTIKTISALGFRVLVFRVPFVLYPYESYLVEDITLINAGDGTHQHPTQGLIDLFTAMEHYPSLENLKILFVGDILHSRVFRSSAELFRLFGAQLGVCGPATLIPSDLSPFGEVMVFDNVDEGIEWADLVIYLRLQEERFKENYINSKESYFLQFGLTKERYRKLKGYFMHPGPVNVYVDVDGEVLYGEKSLVLQQVRNGPYVRKAVIYGLLDKH, from the coding sequence ATGCAAACAAAACATCTGATAACCGTTAAGGATTTGAGCGTAGAGGAGATAAAGTATCTACAAAGTCTTTTCAAAGACTTTAAGGAAGGGAAAAAGGCTAGATTGGACGGAAGGGCGATTTTGCTATTTTTGGAAAGCTCTACTCGCACCAGACTTTCCTTTGAGATAGCCCTTAGAGACTTAGGTATGGAACCTTACTACATTGGAAAAGGTGAGTCTTCTATAGAGAAAGGTGAAACGTTCAAGGATACCATAAAGACTATATCAGCCTTAGGTTTTAGAGTTCTTGTGTTTAGGGTTCCCTTTGTGCTTTATCCTTATGAATCCTATTTGGTTGAAGATATAACCCTTATAAACGCTGGCGATGGGACACATCAGCATCCAACCCAAGGCCTTATAGATTTGTTTACAGCCATGGAACACTATCCTTCTTTGGAGAACTTAAAAATTCTCTTTGTGGGAGACATACTCCACAGTAGGGTGTTTAGGTCCTCTGCAGAGCTCTTTAGGTTGTTTGGCGCTCAATTGGGTGTTTGTGGTCCTGCAACCCTTATTCCTTCTGATCTTTCACCTTTTGGAGAGGTTATGGTTTTTGATAACGTAGACGAGGGCATAGAATGGGCGGACTTAGTAATTTATCTTAGATTGCAGGAAGAGCGATTTAAAGAGAATTACATAAACTCAAAAGAGTCATACTTTTTACAGTTTGGTCTGACAAAAGAAAGATACAGAAAACTTAAGGGATACTTTATGCATCCGGGACCTGTAAATGTTTATGTGGATGTAGATGGTGAAGTGCTATACGGTGAAAAGTCTTTGGTTTTGCAACAGGTAAGAAATGGTCCTTATGTGCGCAAGGCTGTTATCTATGGTCTTCTTGATAAACACTAA
- a CDS encoding DUF4911 domain-containing protein produces MKEIKAKIILLKIPVSKIGLFTALMDGSGRNAIVRTKEKKKDEVYLITTPHTYERTLQVLNFIKKHIPEIEILGEVEAEEMDIG; encoded by the coding sequence ATGAAAGAGATAAAGGCAAAGATAATCCTTCTTAAAATACCGGTGTCAAAAATAGGTCTATTTACAGCTTTAATGGATGGGTCTGGTAGAAATGCCATTGTCCGCACAAAGGAAAAAAAGAAAGACGAAGTCTATCTTATAACCACTCCGCACACTTACGAAAGAACATTGCAGGTGCTGAACTTCATTAAAAAGCACATACCGGAGATAGAAATCTTAGGTGAAGTAGAAGCGGAGGAAATGGACATTGGATAA
- the dnaX gene encoding DNA polymerase III subunit gamma/tau translates to MYVPFARKYRPRKFSELVGQEVASRVLLNAVRLGKLAHAYIFAGPRGTGKTTTARILTRAINCLRPVDGEPCGECENCIAIDKGIFPDLIEIDAASNRGIDDIRSLRDAVSYTPIKGKYKVYILDEAHMLTKEAFNALLKTLEEPPPRTVFILCTTEYEKIIPTIISRCQRIIFSKLKEEDIVKYLRFICEQEHLQCEERALYTIARISDGGMRDAVSLLDQTATFGEGQVKEQIIEEFLGILSQEKVRDFIKLLLSGDTDNALKFLRDIRDKGYNLSVFWDSVEEEVRNLIIYKSLKEPEKVIKVEPFHKEISANLNALLYLEKLINTARIESRAMDLFKACEIAIVKSAIIKDILPIEGLIKALKENKEVGDNPQEKQAIQEQPKEDRKEDLWQILQSNLKRIDFERLKRLPWEEKEGRIYIKVGEKELKSLEIEKLKAKFPFLEFIVEEEQKKEELPESVKNIKTLFNAKIISYERDKGKDNPS, encoded by the coding sequence ATGTATGTGCCGTTTGCAAGGAAGTACAGACCAAGGAAGTTTTCTGAATTAGTGGGGCAGGAGGTTGCCAGCAGGGTCTTGCTAAATGCAGTAAGGCTTGGTAAGCTGGCACACGCTTATATCTTTGCTGGTCCAAGGGGAACTGGGAAAACCACAACCGCAAGGATTTTAACAAGGGCAATAAATTGTCTCAGACCGGTAGATGGAGAGCCTTGTGGAGAATGTGAAAATTGCATAGCCATAGATAAGGGGATCTTTCCAGACCTGATAGAAATTGACGCCGCCTCCAACAGAGGAATAGATGATATCAGAAGCCTAAGAGACGCAGTTTCTTATACTCCCATAAAGGGCAAGTATAAGGTGTATATACTGGACGAGGCACATATGCTAACAAAGGAAGCCTTTAACGCCCTTTTAAAGACCCTTGAAGAACCTCCGCCAAGAACAGTTTTCATCCTTTGCACCACAGAATACGAAAAAATCATTCCTACAATAATTTCCCGTTGCCAGCGCATAATTTTTAGCAAGCTAAAGGAAGAAGACATAGTTAAATATCTGAGGTTTATATGTGAGCAGGAACATCTACAGTGCGAAGAAAGGGCTCTTTATACCATAGCCCGCATAAGCGATGGGGGGATGAGAGATGCGGTATCTTTGCTTGATCAAACCGCCACCTTTGGAGAGGGGCAAGTAAAAGAGCAAATCATTGAAGAATTTTTGGGCATACTTTCTCAGGAAAAGGTTAGGGACTTTATAAAACTTTTGCTTTCTGGAGATACAGACAACGCGTTGAAATTTTTAAGAGACATAAGGGACAAGGGTTACAACTTGTCGGTATTCTGGGACTCTGTGGAAGAGGAAGTTAGAAATCTAATAATTTACAAGAGCTTGAAAGAGCCAGAAAAGGTGATAAAAGTGGAACCCTTTCACAAGGAAATATCCGCAAACTTAAACGCCCTACTGTATTTGGAAAAGTTAATAAACACCGCCCGGATAGAATCAAGAGCTATGGACCTCTTTAAGGCATGCGAGATAGCAATAGTAAAAAGCGCAATCATAAAGGATATCCTACCCATAGAGGGACTTATAAAAGCCTTGAAGGAAAACAAAGAGGTTGGGGATAATCCTCAGGAAAAGCAAGCGATCCAAGAACAGCCTAAGGAGGATCGGAAGGAAGACCTTTGGCAAATACTCCAGAGCAATCTAAAGAGAATAGATTTTGAGAGGCTAAAAAGACTACCTTGGGAAGAAAAGGAAGGGAGGATATACATAAAAGTAGGAGAGAAGGAGCTTAAAAGTTTGGAGATAGAAAAACTGAAGGCAAAATTCCCTTTTCTTGAGTTTATAGTGGAGGAAGAACAGAAGAAGGAGGAATTACCCGAAAGTGTAAAAAACATAAAGACACTTTTCAACGCCAAGATAATAAGCTATGAAAGAGATAAAGGCAAAGATAATCCTTCTTAA
- the lnt gene encoding apolipoprotein N-acyltransferase, whose amino-acid sequence MKNFLLALLTGTLLYFPFSKLNLWFLLFPALLLFLKNRSIFFWTFGGYTFVFLSLRCANISSIEFGGLNPLLSYSIFSLFVLIFTIFQFFIPAFVSKNFLKNSPLAYGILYTIVEWIRSHFPFGGFPWLLIGEVISQVQVFKYSLYFISIPIYTFLCWLFAYLILQKKILLLTLKIAFLLLISYVSYRVEPNTLEGVKLALIQTAVPQEDKLSRETFSKHSKEIIRMIEKAIKEKPDLIVLPESAFHFYFSEEETETLYRLSLQAPILVGLIDIREDLKPYNSAYLFAEGRLVDYYDKVKLMPVGEFIPRPFEFLKDIFQSIGGIDYNPGQRIKTIKYKDFSMAVPICFEIAHYSFMEKLAKSANIIVVLTNDGWFKDSDCTFQHFRFAQWASLRFKKFVVWVNNSGDTAVIDPYGRIVEKLSYMERGVLFVRLKSY is encoded by the coding sequence ATGAAAAACTTTCTTTTGGCACTCTTAACAGGAACCCTTCTTTACTTTCCCTTTTCCAAACTAAACCTTTGGTTTTTACTCTTTCCAGCCCTTCTTCTTTTTCTCAAGAATAGGTCTATATTTTTTTGGACTTTTGGAGGCTATACGTTTGTCTTTTTGTCCCTCAGATGTGCCAATATATCCAGCATAGAATTTGGTGGTCTAAACCCACTTCTGTCTTACTCCATATTCTCCTTATTTGTGTTGATATTTACAATCTTTCAGTTTTTCATACCAGCCTTTGTCTCTAAGAATTTTCTAAAAAACTCACCACTTGCCTATGGCATACTTTATACGATTGTTGAATGGATAAGGTCCCACTTTCCCTTTGGCGGTTTCCCGTGGCTGTTAATAGGAGAGGTTATATCTCAAGTGCAGGTGTTTAAATATTCACTTTACTTTATAAGCATACCGATTTACACCTTTCTGTGTTGGCTTTTTGCTTATCTAATCCTTCAAAAAAAGATCCTTTTGCTCACCTTAAAAATAGCTTTCCTTCTTCTCATAAGCTATGTATCTTACAGAGTCGAACCAAACACCTTGGAGGGAGTAAAATTAGCCCTCATTCAAACCGCAGTGCCTCAAGAAGATAAGCTGAGCAGAGAAACCTTTAGCAAGCACTCAAAAGAAATAATCCGAATGATAGAAAAGGCAATAAAAGAAAAGCCGGACCTGATAGTTCTTCCAGAGTCTGCCTTCCACTTTTACTTTTCGGAGGAGGAAACAGAAACCTTATACAGGCTTAGTCTTCAAGCTCCCATACTTGTGGGCCTTATAGACATAAGGGAAGACCTAAAGCCTTACAACTCCGCCTATCTGTTTGCCGAAGGAAGGCTTGTGGATTACTACGACAAGGTAAAACTTATGCCTGTGGGAGAATTTATACCAAGACCCTTTGAGTTTTTAAAAGACATTTTCCAATCCATAGGGGGCATTGACTATAACCCAGGGCAAAGGATAAAAACCATAAAGTACAAGGACTTTAGCATGGCGGTTCCTATATGCTTTGAAATAGCTCACTATAGCTTCATGGAGAAACTGGCAAAGAGCGCTAACATTATTGTTGTCCTTACAAACGATGGATGGTTTAAAGACAGCGATTGCACCTTCCAGCACTTCAGGTTTGCCCAGTGGGCATCTTTGAGGTTTAAAAAGTTTGTGGTTTGGGTTAATAATTCCGGAGATACAGCGGTTATTGACCCTTACGGAAGAATTGTGGAAAAACTAAGTTACATGGAAAGGGGAGTGCTTTTTGTTAGGTTAAAATCGTATTAA
- a CDS encoding EamA family transporter, translating to MRGVIFALLASLVWGLAPVFIKIGLKSEVNNLLALAVHNLSAFLLASVLYMLIDGSFVIGSKEIVFLVLGGILSGFLGLFFFFEAIRHGNVSIVSPIASTSPLWSALFAFLILGESLNLQKLLGVLLIISGVALLTLSKT from the coding sequence GTGAGGGGCGTAATCTTTGCCTTACTTGCCAGCTTGGTATGGGGTTTAGCTCCAGTTTTTATAAAAATAGGTCTGAAGTCTGAGGTGAATAATCTTTTAGCCTTAGCAGTTCATAACCTTTCAGCCTTTCTTTTAGCATCCGTCCTATACATGCTGATAGATGGCTCCTTTGTTATAGGATCTAAAGAAATAGTTTTTTTGGTTTTGGGCGGGATTTTATCGGGCTTCTTAGGTCTTTTCTTCTTTTTTGAGGCGATAAGACACGGTAATGTTTCCATAGTGTCTCCCATAGCATCCACTTCACCGTTGTGGAGTGCTCTGTTTGCCTTTCTGATATTGGGGGAAAGCTTAAACTTACAAAAGTTATTGGGAGTTTTGCTAATTATATCAGGCGTTGCTTTGCTAACCCTTTCAAAAACATGA
- the xth gene encoding exodeoxyribonuclease III translates to MKVATYNVNSIRARKELVFMWLKRSPVEVLCLQEIKTENHNFPSLDFATLGYKCFVHGQKTYNGVAICSKFELKDLFKGIDNPKFDKESRVIGGRFEEVWLINAYFPHGEERGKEKFYYKLEFYQAFYEFLNKNYKPTDKIILVGDMNVALEDIDVYDPEILRDTIGTMPEERQALRRILEWGFVDSFRFLYPNKVQFTWWDYIGGAVWKNEGMRIDYVLITKPLLENLKDVFVDTWPRKRKEPKPSDHAPVIGVFQL, encoded by the coding sequence ATCAAAGTAGCTACTTATAACGTAAATTCCATAAGAGCAAGAAAAGAATTAGTTTTTATGTGGCTTAAAAGAAGTCCTGTGGAAGTGCTTTGTCTTCAGGAAATAAAGACCGAAAATCACAATTTTCCTTCCTTGGATTTTGCTACCTTAGGTTATAAGTGCTTTGTGCATGGACAGAAAACTTACAACGGAGTAGCCATATGCTCCAAATTTGAACTAAAGGACCTTTTCAAAGGTATAGATAATCCCAAGTTTGACAAGGAAAGCAGAGTTATAGGCGGTAGGTTTGAAGAGGTATGGCTCATAAACGCTTACTTTCCCCACGGAGAAGAGAGAGGAAAAGAAAAGTTTTACTATAAGTTGGAGTTTTACCAAGCCTTTTATGAGTTTTTAAACAAGAACTATAAACCTACCGATAAGATTATATTAGTTGGAGATATGAACGTAGCCTTAGAAGACATAGACGTGTATGATCCAGAGATTTTAAGAGACACCATAGGCACAATGCCAGAAGAAAGACAAGCTCTAAGGAGAATATTGGAGTGGGGTTTTGTGGACAGCTTTAGGTTTCTATACCCAAACAAGGTTCAATTTACTTGGTGGGACTACATAGGAGGTGCGGTTTGGAAAAACGAAGGAATGAGAATTGACTATGTGCTCATAACAAAACCTTTGCTTGAAAACCTAAAGGACGTATTTGTGGATACTTGGCCAAGAAAAAGAAAGGAACCCAAACCTTCTGACCACGCACCTGTAATTGGGGTTTTCCAGCTGTGA